The Nitrospirota bacterium region GGCTGGTTGGTGAGGGCCGCACCGAGAAGGCGCAGCACCCGTCCGCTTTGGGCGTCCTTGAGGATGACGGGGGAGAGATAGCGGTATTCCTTCTCCTTGAGGTATTTCCTCGCCCGCCCCGTCCACCGCACGCGGGCCCACACGCCGGCAGAGCGCCGGGGAGTTTCGTCCCCCCGCGAGTCCGCAGGCAGAACCACGAAGAGCTCCTTTATCCATCCCGCCGCCGGGGCCTCCGCACCCGTGAGGGACTGGTGCTCGTAGTCCACCACCATGTCGTTGGCGCGCTCCCCGAAGTCCCGCACCACCGCGTCCGCCGCATCGCGGTCCAGGAGGAAGGCCCCCCTTTCGGTCTCGTGGCGCCCCCAGGGAATGACCTGGATGAGGTGCGGGGGAGACTGCGTCTCCCCCGCAGACTCCCCCGCAGGCCCCCTCTCCTCCAAGACAAGGGAAAGCGCAAAGGCCGCGGGTTCGCTCTCGCGCAGGGGAAGATGCGCCTCCCCCGCGGATACTCGCTCCTTCGGTTCGAGCGCGAGAGCAAGGGTCGCTTTGTCCATCCTTCCGCCTCTCCCGGCATCCGTTGCCATCACTCGGCTCCTTTCTCGGGGGCCGGTATGCCGAACCGGCTCCGTATGAAGGAATCCGGTATCTCCACCCCCATGCCCCGAAGCGTGCTCAGTGTCTCGGCCGGGGCCTTGAGGTCCTCGCCCTCTTCGTGCTGGAAGCTCAGGTGGGGCAGGGGCGTGCCCGGCCCGAAGTTGAACTCCACCAGGGGGCGAATGAGCTGCATGGTGAGGGTGCGGCCCAGGGCCCGGGCGTCGGCCTCCAGGATGTCCCGCCTTACCTCCTGATGCACCTTGGCCGTGGCGTAGGCCCCTCCGGCCTGCTCCGTGGTGAGGGTCTGCCCCAGGACCGCCTTGGACACGGCCCGGTCGGTAAAGGCCGCAAGCCCCTCATAAAGCTCCGCCGACTGGCTCTTGGCCGCCACGTCCAGAAACTCTATGACCGTCTGGTCGCTGATGACCGCCGCGGCGTCCGTCCCCAGGTTGAAGACGGCGTTTCTGAGCACCCGCCGCTCCTCCTCGGAGGCCCCGGGAGAGTACTTCCCCACTCTCAGGGGCTGGGCGAACCGCTTGTTGAAGACGACCCAGTCCTTGAGGGTGTAGTTCTTGAAGAGGTACATGTAGGCGCAGGGCCTCAGTATCCCTCCCCTTGAGGCGGCCCCCGAGCGGGCCTTCACCCGGTGGACGACGAACTTGTTTGGGGCAAGCTCCTCGCCCTGGACCGGCTCGCCGGCCGTAAGAAGGCGGGGTGTTTCGAGCACCCCCCGGCCGCCCCGGCCCATGAAGGTGAAGTTCTTCTGGTGCCGCCAGGCGAGCCTCTTTGCCAGCACCCGGCCCCCGGCCACCTCCCAGATTATCTCGAGGACCGAAAACCCCTTTCCCACGGCATCCAGCACATCCAGGAGCGCCTCGTCCCAGTTCTCCAGGGCACGGAGGGCCTCCCTCACAAAGGCGGCCACCCGCTCGTCCTCCTCCCCCGCTCCGGCCGGGGCCACCTCCCACGCGAGGCCCGCCGCGGCGAGTTTCCTCGTCTGAAGCACCGCCGCCAGGTGGGCGTCTTTCTCCTCCATCTCTTGGAAGAGCTCGGCCTGCCGGGAGACGTTCCCCTGGTCGGCCTCCCTGAAGACAGCGGCAAGCCGCTCCGGCGTAAGGCCCCGGGAGGGGTAGGAGCTGAGCGGACGCCCCGGCGTGCCCACCTCCCGGAGGAGGGGGCGCTCCCTAAGCCTGCCCGCTGCCATGGGCTTCACCTCTTCGCATCTTTCTCATCGCTCCTCCTTCTACCAGCATCCGTTTCTCCGAAAACCCTCCGCCCTGCCGGCCACCCTCTCGTAAAAGACCCGGCTTTGCGGGACCTCCGCGGCATGCAGGGCCAGGGCCAGCGCCCAGAACCTGTCGGCATGGGAACCCTCCGTGCGGGCGGCGTCGTACCGCACGTTTCCCGCCACGGTGGTAAGCCGCCTGACCGAGTGCAGGTCCTCCCGTATCTCCCTCACGGGAGGGATGCGCACCGTGCGCTCCTCGAAGCTCCTTCTCAGGACAAGCGCCAGGTTCTCCTTCACCCTGGGGCCGAAGACCACGGGCTCCACCCGCGCGCCGAACCTCTCGCGCGCCTCCTCGGCAAGCTGCGCTCCGATGCCCGAGGCATCGATTGAGCACCTGCGCACAAGGGGGACTTCTCCCATAAGGGGGCCTCGCGTCCCCCTTATGTATCCCCCTGAACTTTCCTCCAAGCGGTCTCCCGTCCCCCTTGTGTATCCCCCTGAGCCTCTCGCAAGGGGGACTTCGGTCCCCCTTGCGTATCCCCCTGAAGAGAAAAGACTTCCGTCGAGGTACGAAAAAAGCACCTCCTTCTGCTCCCGGAAGGGAGATTTCGAAAGCTCCTTGA contains the following coding sequences:
- a CDS encoding phage protease, which encodes MDKATLALALEPKERVSAGEAHLPLRESEPAAFALSLVLEERGPAGESAGETQSPPHLIQVIPWGRHETERGAFLLDRDAADAVVRDFGERANDMVVDYEHQSLTGAEAPAAGWIKELFVVLPADSRGDETPRRSAGVWARVRWTGRARKYLKEKEYRYLSPVILKDAQSGRVLRLLGAALTNQPAIDGMVPLVNRRSSSPEKAAETCIPRKEDEMAEDESPQRAEQAAAPGEVLLALGLAEGVSWDEVTGAITALLRRSERAGALEQEVRALREELSERKARELVQAAMKAGKITPAQRDWAAGYAGRDPEGFGAFVAKAPVLLPLGEGYPERAEAAQEGPGALQAAVNRALGIGEALWRKHNKRG
- a CDS encoding DUF935 domain-containing protein, encoding MAAGRLRERPLLREVGTPGRPLSSYPSRGLTPERLAAVFREADQGNVSRQAELFQEMEEKDAHLAAVLQTRKLAAAGLAWEVAPAGAGEEDERVAAFVREALRALENWDEALLDVLDAVGKGFSVLEIIWEVAGGRVLAKRLAWRHQKNFTFMGRGGRGVLETPRLLTAGEPVQGEELAPNKFVVHRVKARSGAASRGGILRPCAYMYLFKNYTLKDWVVFNKRFAQPLRVGKYSPGASEEERRVLRNAVFNLGTDAAAVISDQTVIEFLDVAAKSQSAELYEGLAAFTDRAVSKAVLGQTLTTEQAGGAYATAKVHQEVRRDILEADARALGRTLTMQLIRPLVEFNFGPGTPLPHLSFQHEEGEDLKAPAETLSTLRGMGVEIPDSFIRSRFGIPAPEKGAE